Proteins encoded within one genomic window of Lysinibacillus louembei:
- a CDS encoding NUDIX hydrolase, which yields MKKWITQSSEYVYQSNFGHLRKDRCELPNGFVIQDYYVNEYADWVNAVVITKEQQIVLVKQYRYAADDFFVEVPAGKMEQGETFEQGILREVREETGYTSDIQPVKLGEFFVNPATQTNKIATFLIVDAYQASDQQLDNTEEIEIVLLNFDEFEQLVQNNQINTQLFTVNAYYLARRQLGK from the coding sequence GTGAAAAAATGGATTACGCAAAGCTCTGAGTATGTGTATCAATCAAACTTTGGTCATTTGCGAAAGGATCGGTGTGAGTTACCAAATGGCTTTGTCATTCAAGACTATTATGTTAATGAATATGCGGACTGGGTCAATGCTGTTGTCATAACAAAGGAGCAGCAAATCGTCCTCGTGAAGCAATATCGCTATGCAGCAGATGATTTTTTTGTGGAAGTACCCGCAGGAAAAATGGAACAGGGAGAAACCTTCGAACAGGGCATTTTACGCGAAGTGCGTGAGGAGACAGGCTATACATCAGATATACAGCCTGTGAAGCTAGGGGAGTTTTTTGTTAATCCTGCCACACAAACGAATAAAATAGCTACATTTTTAATTGTTGATGCATATCAAGCAAGCGACCAGCAACTAGATAATACGGAAGAAATCGAAATTGTTTTATTGAATTTTGATGAATTCGAGCAACTAGTACAAAACAATCAAATCAACACTCAATTATTTACTGTGAACGCCTATTATTTAGCGAGAAGACAGTTAGGCAAATAA
- a CDS encoding 3-hydroxyacyl-CoA dehydrogenase, translated as MSFKHITVAGSGVLGSQIAFQTAFFGYNVTVYDINDQALAAAKERFEKLTAVYGEYFNDQARAEKAFASLSYSADLAEAVKEADLIIEAVPEVVEIKVNFYTQLSKVAPEKTVFASNSSTMLPSQFAEYTGRPEKFLALHFANEIWKNNIAEVMGHAGTDAKYADLVEDFAKTIDMVTFRLHKEQPGYILNTLLVPFLNAAQYLWANEVADPHAIDKNWMISTGAPVGPFAFLDIIGMTTPYNLTKAKAEQGDEVSKLIAEKLKTELIDQGKLGVATGEGFYKYPNPAYQQPDFLK; from the coding sequence ATGTCATTCAAACATATTACAGTTGCGGGCTCAGGGGTGTTAGGTAGCCAAATCGCATTTCAAACAGCATTTTTTGGTTATAATGTCACAGTATACGATATTAACGACCAAGCATTAGCAGCAGCTAAAGAGCGTTTTGAAAAATTAACGGCTGTTTACGGGGAATATTTTAACGATCAAGCGCGTGCTGAAAAAGCATTTGCTAGCCTTTCTTATAGCGCAGATTTAGCGGAGGCAGTGAAAGAGGCGGATTTAATCATCGAGGCAGTACCTGAAGTTGTTGAAATTAAAGTAAACTTCTATACGCAATTAAGCAAAGTAGCACCAGAAAAAACGGTTTTTGCTTCCAACTCATCGACAATGCTACCAAGCCAATTTGCTGAATACACAGGTCGTCCTGAGAAGTTTTTAGCATTGCACTTTGCCAATGAAATTTGGAAAAACAATATCGCGGAAGTAATGGGACATGCGGGTACAGATGCGAAATATGCAGACTTAGTAGAAGACTTTGCGAAAACAATCGACATGGTCACATTCCGCCTTCATAAAGAACAGCCAGGCTACATTTTAAATACGCTATTAGTGCCATTTTTAAATGCGGCTCAGTATTTATGGGCAAACGAAGTAGCTGATCCACATGCAATCGATAAAAACTGGATGATTTCAACAGGTGCGCCAGTTGGACCATTCGCTTTCTTAGATATTATCGGCATGACAACACCTTATAACTTAACGAAAGCAAAAGCTGAACAAGGCGATGAAGTGTCAAAATTAATCGCTGAAAAATTAAAAACAGAATTAATCGATCAAGGTAAACTAGGCGTGGCAACAGGGGAAGGCTTCTACAAATATCCAAACCCAGCCTACCAACAACCAGATTTCTTAAAATAA
- a CDS encoding methyl-accepting chemotaxis protein: MFTVFKRKENVQDFFTRGTDLQVTGRFYDILAFNHFSQQDQQNLLKISQHIQDATPSLEQFLVRHLDEIAPPTGHSVSSQQIAAYLQRFFNAERDNDYVNQLIKFFNMLREQRFEIGKLVVVWNQLSFYILSHVLHKQSAGNEFFKTMAAAINIELQLLTEVCAERFMEDVITEVATLTDAHARIMHMKDLVISLNNQTEEIASSSAGIEELTSSIAEVARTSTRIAEKTSESVTYAAKGQQAIEHALQEIFTTEETFTTIVDGFTNLQKYVDDIEQVVILINQIADQTNLLALNASIEAARAGEHGKGFAVVAQEVRKLAEGTVSALEEVSHNVHALKSYSNSVSQSIKETTLTIKEATTEAKQSLPLLASIVEAIEGIDADVTNTAAISQQQAAALDDMSARIADIASIQEDVQNFSDVTSQDIHYLGKEINRFRSELTSNYNVTLSSISLLQLSKADHILWKWRVYNMFLGLEYLQPSDVSSHKECRLGKWYADEQTQRRLGSHQSFIELDYYHEQVHLFAKKAVEAYNNGNIQIADDCLQEINQASEKVLHYINDLIAILSKERQSI; the protein is encoded by the coding sequence TTGTTTACGGTATTCAAACGAAAAGAAAATGTTCAGGATTTTTTTACAAGAGGTACGGATTTACAAGTGACTGGACGTTTCTATGATATTCTTGCTTTCAATCATTTTTCACAGCAGGACCAACAAAATTTATTAAAAATTTCACAACATATTCAAGATGCTACCCCATCGTTAGAGCAATTTTTAGTGCGACATTTAGATGAAATTGCGCCACCGACTGGACATTCGGTATCTAGCCAACAAATTGCTGCGTATTTACAGCGCTTTTTTAATGCCGAGCGGGATAATGACTATGTCAATCAGCTTATTAAATTTTTTAATATGCTACGTGAGCAGCGCTTTGAAATAGGCAAATTAGTTGTTGTTTGGAACCAATTATCATTTTATATACTGTCACATGTACTACATAAGCAATCTGCTGGAAATGAATTTTTTAAAACGATGGCAGCGGCGATTAATATTGAATTGCAGCTTTTAACAGAGGTTTGTGCTGAGCGTTTTATGGAGGATGTTATTACAGAAGTAGCCACATTAACAGATGCACATGCGCGCATTATGCATATGAAGGATTTAGTAATAAGCTTAAATAATCAAACGGAGGAAATTGCCTCCTCTTCTGCTGGGATAGAGGAGCTGACATCTTCCATTGCTGAGGTTGCCCGCACTTCTACGCGCATTGCCGAAAAGACAAGCGAATCTGTTACTTATGCAGCAAAAGGTCAGCAGGCTATTGAGCATGCCTTACAGGAAATTTTCACGACAGAAGAAACATTTACGACAATTGTTGATGGCTTTACTAACTTGCAAAAATATGTGGATGATATCGAGCAAGTTGTCATTTTAATTAATCAAATTGCGGACCAAACAAATTTATTAGCGCTTAATGCATCGATTGAGGCAGCGCGTGCAGGCGAGCATGGCAAAGGCTTTGCAGTCGTTGCACAGGAAGTACGCAAGCTCGCTGAGGGAACAGTATCAGCTTTAGAGGAAGTCTCTCATAATGTCCATGCATTGAAATCGTATTCAAATTCCGTTTCACAATCGATTAAAGAAACGACGCTGACGATTAAAGAAGCAACTACTGAGGCGAAACAATCATTGCCACTTTTAGCCTCCATTGTGGAAGCAATTGAAGGCATTGATGCGGATGTGACAAATACTGCCGCTATTTCACAGCAACAGGCAGCAGCACTTGATGATATGTCTGCCCGCATTGCAGATATTGCAAGCATTCAAGAGGATGTTCAAAACTTTAGTGATGTTACATCACAGGATATTCATTATTTAGGAAAGGAAATTAATCGTTTCCGTTCAGAGCTAACAAGCAATTATAATGTGACATTATCCAGTATCTCATTATTACAATTATCGAAAGCCGACCATATTTTATGGAAATGGCGTGTTTATAATATGTTCTTAGGCTTAGAATATTTACAGCCAAGCGATGTGTCCTCACATAAAGAATGCCGTCTTGGCAAATGGTATGCAGATGAGCAAACACAGCGTCGTTTAGGCTCACATCAATCATTTATCGAGCTAGATTACTACCATGAGCAAGTTCATCTATTTGCGAAAAAGGCTGTAGAGGCGTACAATAATGGTAATATCCAAATTGCGGATGACTGCTTACAAGAAATTAATCAAGCGTCAGAGAAAGTGCTGCATTATATTAATGATTTAATTGCAATACTTTCGAAGGAAAGACAATCTATTTAA
- a CDS encoding acylphosphatase produces the protein MKRARVIFSGDATGTGHRFFVKQKALELGLKGYCVLNEQNNIEAEIEGTTPAVDEFIQFVQQGVSLQAQSNRFTLEVFDDLKGYKTMKTDII, from the coding sequence ATGAAACGTGCACGTGTGATATTTTCTGGAGATGCTACTGGAACGGGACATCGCTTTTTTGTTAAACAAAAAGCACTTGAGCTTGGCTTAAAAGGTTATTGCGTATTAAATGAACAAAATAATATCGAAGCCGAGATTGAAGGCACTACTCCCGCTGTAGATGAATTTATTCAATTTGTTCAACAAGGTGTGAGCCTACAAGCGCAATCAAACCGTTTTACATTGGAAGTTTTTGATGACTTAAAAGGCTATAAAACGATGAAAACAGATATTATATAA
- a CDS encoding 5-bromo-4-chloroindolyl phosphate hydrolysis family protein: MLSTMNFINRHGLSLIISFAVFIITVINFDLGIFIVPLLTITSYYASNKGMLAWQKAKRSKMLGLTRSEYRHIEHHLKQAKSESTQLMQQYVRVRSVRSFKLINEMNKLAKRIINIVQTNPQKFYAVEDFFYSHLPSAVQLIDKYTLLTKEQVGGTDIHLALEETRKTLKELYVTMEDDLKLALSSDIEHLKLELDFAKLENKKRKDRLIGGE; this comes from the coding sequence ATGCTTAGCACAATGAATTTTATCAATCGACATGGACTAAGCTTAATCATTAGCTTTGCTGTATTTATTATCACAGTGATTAATTTTGATTTAGGCATTTTTATCGTGCCGCTGTTAACCATCACAAGCTATTATGCAAGTAATAAAGGGATGTTAGCATGGCAAAAGGCGAAGCGCAGCAAAATGCTTGGCTTAACACGCTCAGAATATAGACATATTGAACACCATCTTAAACAGGCAAAAAGTGAATCAACACAGCTTATGCAGCAATATGTGCGCGTCCGCTCTGTACGTTCATTTAAATTAATTAATGAAATGAATAAGCTCGCAAAACGCATTATCAATATTGTGCAAACAAATCCGCAAAAATTTTATGCGGTGGAGGATTTCTTCTATTCTCATCTGCCATCTGCGGTACAATTAATAGATAAGTACACATTATTAACAAAAGAGCAAGTTGGCGGAACAGATATCCATTTAGCATTAGAGGAAACACGCAAAACGCTAAAGGAGCTTTATGTCACAATGGAAGATGACTTAAAGCTTGCATTAAGCTCAGATATTGAGCATTTAAAGCTTGAGCTTGATTTTGCAAAGCTTGAAAACAAAAAAAGGAAAGATCGTTTAATCGGTGGTGAATAA
- a CDS encoding toxic anion resistance protein yields MQQNPFEAFKNAGSRFAEIAEGEFQLAQESYSVSPLYAALSQHDKGRALTLAGELKIHVYENVLAFGLQAQQALRDFTANMAVHIHRKDHSKVGEVLSQLISYLEQINPDALVQQEKGFLSKLFSKQKQSTQEVMTHYKRLSKQIDRLAIQLEHAQMGLLRDFKLLNDLYSLNEQYFTEINVYIAAAELKLADAKKNLPSVEPTDPMELQQLNDKKMAIEWLDRRLYDMQISREIAIQAAPQIRLMQQTNQLLIDKIQASVMTTIPMWQTQISTLLTMNQQRRVAEAQDKLMRASDELARKNGKMLQMKSKQAGITHADIDQFKQTQLRLVQDIEETLRVHAKTNDVFESI; encoded by the coding sequence ATGCAACAAAATCCATTTGAAGCATTTAAAAATGCGGGAAGTCGCTTTGCTGAAATTGCTGAAGGGGAATTTCAGCTAGCGCAGGAAAGTTATTCTGTCAGCCCTCTTTACGCCGCACTGAGCCAGCATGATAAAGGCCGTGCACTTACTTTAGCTGGAGAATTAAAAATTCATGTATATGAAAACGTGCTTGCTTTTGGCTTACAGGCGCAGCAAGCACTTCGTGATTTTACAGCAAATATGGCAGTCCATATTCATCGCAAAGATCATAGTAAAGTCGGCGAGGTGCTCTCACAGCTCATTTCTTATTTAGAGCAAATTAACCCCGATGCGCTTGTGCAACAGGAAAAAGGCTTTTTAAGTAAGCTTTTTTCTAAGCAAAAGCAATCGACACAGGAGGTCATGACACATTATAAAAGGCTAAGCAAGCAAATTGACCGCCTTGCCATTCAGCTAGAGCATGCTCAAATGGGTTTATTGCGTGATTTTAAGCTATTAAATGATTTATATTCGTTAAATGAGCAATACTTTACAGAAATTAATGTTTATATTGCAGCAGCTGAGCTGAAGCTAGCAGATGCGAAAAAGAATCTGCCTTCCGTTGAGCCGACAGACCCGATGGAACTACAGCAATTAAACGACAAAAAAATGGCGATTGAATGGCTTGATCGCCGCTTATATGATATGCAAATATCGCGTGAAATTGCCATTCAGGCAGCGCCACAAATTCGCTTAATGCAGCAAACGAATCAGCTATTAATCGATAAAATACAGGCATCTGTAATGACGACGATTCCGATGTGGCAAACGCAAATTTCTACGCTGTTAACAATGAATCAGCAGCGTCGTGTAGCGGAAGCACAGGATAAATTAATGCGTGCCTCTGATGAGCTTGCACGTAAAAATGGAAAAATGCTACAAATGAAATCAAAGCAGGCAGGCATTACACATGCAGATATCGACCAATTTAAGCAAACGCAATTAAGATTAGTACAAGATATTGAAGAAACGTTGCGCGTCCACGCAAAAACAAATGATGTTTTTGAATCTATCTAA
- a CDS encoding DUF6501 family protein, which produces MLHLKWKEAPTIRTVKCVHTNAAKYLVSNVLTVGKEYEVKNETEEFLFVVDNTGNVGGYYKDYFE; this is translated from the coding sequence ATGTTACATTTGAAATGGAAAGAAGCACCAACGATTCGCACTGTAAAATGTGTGCATACGAATGCCGCAAAATATTTAGTGTCAAATGTGCTAACAGTTGGCAAAGAGTACGAAGTGAAAAATGAAACAGAGGAATTTCTTTTTGTAGTAGACAACACAGGCAATGTCGGTGGCTACTATAAAGATTACTTTGAATGA